The Crocosphaera subtropica ATCC 51142 genome includes a window with the following:
- a CDS encoding DUF3110 domain-containing protein — protein sequence MSKIYVLLFNARTENEGIHTVQMGDRNKILMFESEDDATRYALLLEAQDFPTPTVEPFDSDEIEEFCRQADYDWELIGEGELAIPPEQNVEEITWGEEEEEAQKSTEPETPSSEMSSEELERIRRKLEGLL from the coding sequence ATGAGTAAAATTTATGTCCTACTCTTTAACGCCCGCACCGAAAATGAAGGCATTCATACCGTGCAAATGGGCGATCGCAATAAAATCTTGATGTTTGAGTCAGAAGACGATGCTACCCGTTACGCCTTACTACTCGAAGCGCAAGACTTCCCCACCCCTACCGTCGAACCCTTTGACTCGGACGAAATTGAAGAATTTTGTCGTCAAGCGGACTATGATTGGGAATTGATCGGCGAGGGAGAGTTAGCCATTCCTCCAGAACAAAACGTCGAAGAAATTACCTGGGGAGAAGAAGAAGAGGAAGCCCAAAAATCGACAGAACCCGAAACACCATCCTCAGAAATGTCCTCAGAAGAATTAGAACGA